In a single window of the Raphanus sativus cultivar WK10039 chromosome 9, ASM80110v3, whole genome shotgun sequence genome:
- the LOC108824165 gene encoding aspartic proteinase A3, with amino-acid sequence MGTGFKFLLVFLLSCLIFISAASSSEQEGDGTLRIGLKKRKLDRANRLASQLFLKNRGSWSPKDYFRLNDANADNVPLKNYLDAQYYGEFTIGTPPQKFTAIFDTGSSNLWIPSSNCYFSVACYFHSKYKASESSTYKRNGKPASIRYGTGAISGYFSNDDVKVGGLVIKDQEFIEATSEPGITFLVAKFDGILGLGFKEISVGNSTPVWYNMVEKGLVKEPIFSFWLNRNPEDPEGGQIVFGGVDPKHFKGEHTYVPVTHKGYWQFDMGDISIAGKPTGYCSKGCSAIADSGTSLLTGPSTVITMINHAIGSVGVASQECKTVIGQYGQTMLDSLVSQVDPRNVCSQIGLCGFDGTHSVSMGIKSVVEDGVSSLLSEAMCSACEMASVWMQSELSQNQTQERILAYASELCDHIPNPNQQSAVDCEKVSSMPIVTFTIGGKPFDLSPQDYIFKIGDGVQAQCTSGFTAMDIPPPRGPLWILGDIFMGPYHTVFDYGKTRVGFAKAA; translated from the exons ATGGGAACTGGGTTCAAGTTCTTGCTTGTGTTCTTGCTTTCATGTTTGATCTTTATATCCGCGGCCTCATCATCTGAGCAAGAAGGTGATGGAACACTCAGAATTGGATTGAAGAAGAGGAAACTAGACCGGGCTAACAGGCTAGCTTCTCAGCTTTTCTTAAAAAACCGAGGTTCTTGGTCTCCCAAAGATTATTTTCGCCTGAACGATGCAAATGCGGACAATGTTCCCCTGAAAAACTATTTGGATGCTCAATACTATGGCGAGTTTACCATTGGCACTCCACCTCAGAAGTTTACAGCAATCTTTGATACCGGAAGCTCCAATCTCTGGATACCATCTAGTAACTGCTACTTCTCG GTGGCTTGTTATTTTCATTCAAAGTACAAGGCTAGCGAGTCATCAACATACAAAAGGAACG GAAAACCTGCGTCAATCCGCTATGGGACAGGGGCTATTTCTGGTTACTTTAGCAACGATGATGTTAAAGTTGGTGGTCTTGTTATCAAGGATCAG GAGTTCATAGAGGCTACTAGTGAGCCTGGTATTACATTCTTAGTAGCCAAGTTTGATGGTATCTTAGGGTTGGGATTCAAAGAGATTTCTGTAGGAAACTCAACTCCAGTTTG GTATAACATGGTAGAAAAAGGTCTGGTTAAGGAACCCATTTTTTCGTTTTGGCTTAACCGTAACCCAGAAGATCCAGAAGGTGGTCAGATTGTTTTTGGCGGAGTTGATCCTAAGCACTTCAAAGGAGAACATACTTATGTTCCTGTCACACATAAAGGTTACTGGCAATTCGACATGGGTGATATCAGCATTGCTGGAAAACCAACAG GATATTGTTCTAAAGGTTGTTCTGCCATTGCTGATTCCGGAACTTCTCTTCTCACCGGTCCATCG ACTGTCATCACAATGATCAATCATGCCATTGGATCAGTAGGAGTCGCAAGCCAAGAGTGCAAAACTGTAATAGGTCAATACGGACAAACCATGTTGGACTCCCTTGTCTCTCAG GTGGATCCGAGGAACGTATGCTCACAGATAGGACTCTGCGGTTTTGATGGTACACATAGTGTGAG TATGGGGATTAAGTCAGTTGTAGAAGATGGAGTATCGAGTCTTCTAAGCGAAGCCATGTGCAGCGCCTGTGAAATGGCATCTGTGTGGATGCAGAGTGAATTATCTCAGAATCAAACACAAGAACGCATACTCGCTTATGCTTCTGAG CTTTGTGATCATataccgaacccaaaccaacaATCAGCAGTGGACTGTGAGAAGGTTTCTTCAATGCCTATAGTCACATTCACAATTGGTGGCAAACCCTTTGATCTTTCACCTCAAGAT TATATATTCAAGATTGGGGATGGGGTTCAGGCTCAGTGCACCAGTGGTTTCACCGCCATGGATATACCTCCACCTCGTGGACCTCTCTG GATCTTGGGTGACATCTTCATGGGACCATATCATACTGTGTTTGATTATGGGAAAACAAGAGTTGGATTCGCCAAAGCTGCTTAA
- the LOC108825728 gene encoding peroxisomal membrane protein PMP22 isoform X1, producing the protein MGSPAKKTTLQRYLSQLQQHPLRTKAITAGVLSGVSDVVSQKLSGIQKIQLRRVLLKMIFAGGFLGPVGHFFHTTLDKIFQGKKDTKTVAKKVIVEQLTLSPLNHLLFMIYYGVVIERTPWNLVRDRIKKTYPTVQLTAWTFCPIVGWVNYKYVRLHFQVILTASLHSSGKTMTHIYCSLFHKPKLKIYILLFFSGEFTLPCEQGQWQTLALARAK; encoded by the exons ATGGGATCTCCAGCGAAGAAGACGACTCTGCAACGTTACTTGTCTCAACTTCAGCAACATCCTCTTAGAACAAAG GCTATTACAGCTGGAGTTTTGTCTGGTGTTAGTGATGTTGTTTCGCAGAAACTCTCTGGGATACAGAAGATTCAGCTGAGAAGGGTTCTTCTCAAAATG ATATTTGCGGGTGGATTTCTCGGACCAGTAGGGCATTTCTTTCATACAACTCTAGATAAGATTTTTCAAGGGAAGAAGGACACAAAGACTGTTGCAAAGAAG GTAATCGTGGAACAACTGACACTGTCACCATTGAACCATTTGCTTTTCATGATCTATTATGGAGTAGTCATTGAAA GAACTCCTTGGAATCTTGTTAGAGACAGGATCAAGAAGACTTACCCTACAGTCCAGCTTACAGCATGGACG TTTTGCCCCATTGTGGGATGGGTAAACTACAAGTATGTGCGACTGCACTTTCAGGTCATCTTGACAGCCTCGTTGCATTCTTCTGGTAAAACAATGACTCATATTTACTGCAGCTTGTTTCACAAACCTAAACTTAAAATTtacattcttctttttttttcaggggAATTTACCTTACCCTGCGAGCAAGGTCAATGGCAGACACTAGCTTTGGCAAGGGCTAAGTGA
- the LOC108825728 gene encoding peroxisomal membrane protein PMP22 isoform X2 gives MGSPAKKTTLQRYLSQLQQHPLRTKAITAGVLSGVSDVVSQKLSGIQKIQLRRVLLKMIFAGGFLGPVGHFFHTTLDKIFQGKKDTKTVAKKVIVEQLTLSPLNHLLFMIYYGVVIERTPWNLVRDRIKKTYPTVQLTAWTFFPIVGWVNYKYVPLHFRVILHSLVAFFWGIFLTLRARSMTLALAKAK, from the exons ATGGGATCTCCAGCGAAGAAGACGACTCTGCAACGTTACTTGTCTCAACTTCAGCAACATCCTCTTAGAACAAAG GCTATTACAGCTGGAGTTTTGTCTGGTGTTAGTGATGTTGTTTCGCAGAAACTCTCTGGGATACAGAAGATTCAGCTGAGAAGGGTTCTTCTCAAAATG ATATTTGCGGGTGGATTTCTCGGACCAGTAGGGCATTTCTTTCATACAACTCTAGATAAGATTTTTCAAGGGAAGAAGGACACAAAGACTGTTGCAAAGAAG GTAATCGTGGAACAACTGACACTGTCACCATTGAACCATTTGCTTTTCATGATCTATTATGGAGTAGTCATTGAAA GAACTCCTTGGAATCTTGTTAGAGACAGGATCAAGAAGACTTACCCTACAGTCCAGCTTACAGCATGGACG TTTTTCCCCATTGTGGGATGGGTAAATTACAAGTATGTGCCACTGCACTTCCGGGTCATCTTGCACAGCCTCGTTGCATTCTTCTG gGGAATCTTCCTGACCCTGCGAGCAAGGTCAATGACACTAGCTTTGGCAAAGGCTAAGTGA
- the LOC108826860 gene encoding probable F-box protein At4g22030, translated as MASLQVSRLVLSSSSCMRPKAAVSIPKLPKFNVSVPKIPTKKQTLSVKEPSFELNGFKESLPLSLKQRRDSDSIQRARLNAVLEAVMDRIEMHKNIGDQRNNWNSLLLNSVNMITLTAALMAGLASVNGHGGDSVTAVKIASTVLLTSATSIGALMSKIQPSQLAEEQRNATRLFKKLRTELEMFLRENEAIYEEDVKEAIQRVLALDKAYPLPLIGTMLEKFPEEFKPATWWPENKQRNPKTGLANGWSQELEMEMREVAHVVKTRDAEEYDKLGNVALKLNRFLAISGPVLTGISAVSSVFIGQDSGLAGVVAITCASLAAVVNTLEHGGQVGMVFEMYRNSAGFFSLLEETLNSTEKREHGQVFETKVALKLGRSLSELRDLAKKSKICQVKANEFASKLF; from the coding sequence ATGGCTTCATTACAGGTTTCAAGATTAGTTCTTTCGTCATCTTCATGCATGAGACCTAAAGCCGCGGTCTCCATTCCAAAACTGCCGAAATTTAACGTCTCTGTTCCGAAAATACCAACAAAGAAGCAGACTTTATCGGTTAAAGAACCAAGCTTTGAGCTAAACGGGTTCAAAGAAAGCCTTCCTCTTTCCTTGAAACAGAGGAGAGACTCTGATTCTATCCAAAGGGCACGCCTCAATGCGGTTCTTGAAGCAGTCATGGATAGGATTGAGATGCACAAGAACATCGGTGATCAGCGGAACAATTGGAACTCTTTGTTGCTCAACTCCGTCAACATGATCACCCTCACCGCCGCTTTGATGGCTGGACTAGCTTCTGTTAACGGTCACGGAGGAGATTCTGTAACGGCCGTGAAGATAGCTTCGACTGTGTTGTTAACTTCTGCAACAAGTATCGGTGCCTTGATGAGCAAGATTCAACCTTCGCAGCTCGCTGAAGAACAGAGGAACGCGACGAGGCTGTTCAAGAAGCTGAGAACGGAACTCGAAATGTTTCTGAGAGAAAACGAGGCAATCTACGAAGAAGATGTGAAGGAAGCGATACAGAGAGTGTTGGCTCTAGACAAAGCCTACCCTCTTCCTCTAATCGGCACAATGCTCGAGAAGTTTCCTGAAGAGTTTAAACCGGCGACTTGGTGGCCTGAAAACAAACAGAGAAACCCTAAGACCGGTCTTGCGAACGGGTGGAGTCAAGAGCTGGAGATGGAGATGAGAGAAGTAGCTCATGTGGTTAAGACCAGAGACGCAGAAGAGTATGATAAATTAGGTAACGTGGCGTTGAAGCTAAACCGGTTCTTGGCTATCTCTGGACCAGTTTTAACCGGAATTTCTGCAGTGAGCTCTGTTTTTATCGGTCAAGATTCCGGTTTAGCTGGAGTTGTGGCTATCACTTGTGCTTCTTTGGCTGCGGTTGTCAACACTTTGGAGCATGGTGGTCAAGTGGGAATGGTGTTTGAGATGTATAGAAACTCTGCGGGATTCTTCTCTCTGTTAGAAGAAACGTTGAACTCGACAGAGAAGAGAGAGCATGGACAAGTGTTTGAGACAAAAGTTGCGTTGAAGCTAGGGAGAAGCTTGTCTGAACTGAGAGATCTCGCAAAGAAATCTAAAATCTGTCAGGTTAAGGCTAATGAATTCGCAAGCAAACTTTTCTAG